In the genome of Planctomyces sp. SH-PL62, the window CGGCAAGCGGATGGCCAACACCTGGCAGGGCCGCTTCCCAGAGGTGGTCGAGGACCAGGACGGCCACCCCCGGATCGCCCCCGTGAAGTCGTTCCCTCCCAACCCCTACGGCCTGTACGACACCATCGGCAACGTCTGGGAATGGTGCTCCGACTGGTATCGCCCCGACACCTACCGGCTCCACGGCGAGGTCGACGTGACGGTCGACCCCAGGGGACCCGACGAAAGCTACGATCCCGACGAGCCGTTCCAGCCCAAACGCGTCACGCGCGGCGGGTCGTTCCTGTGCAGCTCCAATTACTGCTCGAACTACCGGCCCAGCGCCCGTCGCGGCACCGCGACCGACTCGGGGATGTCTCACCTGGGATTCCGCTGCGTGAAGCCCCCGGCGTCACCCGCGAAGTGACGAAATCGCGGCTCGAAGCGACTTGGATGATTCCTCGGATCGTCCCGCCGCGACGGGGAATCCCGCGCGGCGGCCGTCGCATCGTCGGGGCGCCTCCGGTATACTGGGCTTTTACCACCGGCTGCGAGAACAACCACAAGGTTAGGCGATGGCCAAGCACATCTTCGTGACGGGCGGCGTGGTCAGCTCGCTCGGCAAGGGGCTCACCTGCGCGTCGATCGGCATGATCCTGGAACAGCGCGGGCTTCGGGTGCGGCTCCAGAAGTTCGATCCCTACATCAACGTCGACCCGGGCACGATGAGCCCGTACCAGCACGGCGAGGTCTACGTCCTGGACGACGGTTCGGAGACGGACCTCGACCTGGGGCACTACGAGCGGTTCACCCACGCGACGCTCACGAAAGACTGCAACTACACGACCGGCAAGATCTACCTCTCCGTGATCCAGAAGGAGCGCGAGGGGCGGTACTATGAAGGGAAGACGGTCCAGGTCATCCCCCACGTCACCGACGAGATCAAGGCGGCGGTCCACCAGCTTGCGACCGACGACGTGGACGTGGTCATCACCGAGATCGGCGGCACCGTCGGCGACATCGAGAGCCTGCCGTTCCTGGAGGCGATCCGCCAGTTCGCGCTCGACGTGGGCCGCGAGAACTGCGCGTACATCCACCTGACGCTCGTCCCCTACCTGAAGGCGGCGGCCGAGCTGAAGACCAAGCCGACGCAGCACTCCGTCGGCGCGCTCCGGCAGATCGGCATCCAGCCCGACATTCTCATCTGCCGCACCGAGCAGCCGATCCCGACCGACGACAAGGACAAGATCGCGCTCTTCTGCAACGTCGAGAAGAAGGCCGTCATCGAGGAGCGCGACCGGCAGTACAGCATCTACGAGGTGCCGCTCAGCCTCGTCCAGAACGGGCTCGACAACCTGCTGGTCAAGCGGCTCGGGCTGAAGGCCAGCCCGCTCGACCTGACCGAATGGACCGAGATGGTCGACCGGATCGTGCACCCGAAGCATGAGGTCCGGATCGCGGTCGTCGGCAAGTACATGAAGCACCGCGACGCCTACAAGTCGGTGTACGAGTCGCTCGACCACGCGGGCATCGCCCACCGCTCCCGCGTCTCGGTCGTGCGGATCGAGGCCGAGGAGGTCGGGACGCGTGGCGCCGACGCCCTGCTGGGCGGGGTCGACGGGATCCTCGTCCCCGGCGGGTTCGGCATGCGGGGCATCGAGGGCAAGATCGAGGCCATCCGCTACGCTCGCACCCGCGGCATCCCGTTCTTCGGCATCTGCCTGGGGATGCAGTGCGCGGTGATCGAGTTCGCCCGCAGCGTCCTGGGGCTCGAAGACGCCAACAGCACCGAGTTCGAGAAGGACTGCGAGCACCCGGTCATCGCCCTGATGGAAGATCAGCTCGGGGTCACGAAGCGCGGCGGGACGATGCGACTGGGCGCCTGGCCCTGCACGCTCCAGCCCGGAAAGCTGGCGAGGTCGGCCTACGGCGTGGATCAGATCTCGGAGCGCCATCGCCACCGCTACGAGTTCAACAACACGTATCGCGAAGCGATGGAGAAGGCCGGGCTGGTCGCCTCGGGCACGAGCCCCGACGGTCAACTCGTCGAGATCGTCGAGCTGGCCGATCATCCCTGGTTCGTCGCCGTGCAGTTCCATCCCGAGTTCAAGTCGAAGCCGACGCATCCCCATCCGTTGTTCCGCGACTTCATCGGCGCCGCGCTCCAGCGACGCGAAGCGGGGCGAGGCGCGGGGGTCGACGGGGCGTCGGCCAGGCCGGCGACGTCATGATCGTCAGGGCCCGAGACTGGGACGCGTCGCGCTGGATCGAGATCGAGATCCGCGACGGCATGCTCGAACGGATCGACG includes:
- a CDS encoding CTP synthase, with product MAKHIFVTGGVVSSLGKGLTCASIGMILEQRGLRVRLQKFDPYINVDPGTMSPYQHGEVYVLDDGSETDLDLGHYERFTHATLTKDCNYTTGKIYLSVIQKEREGRYYEGKTVQVIPHVTDEIKAAVHQLATDDVDVVITEIGGTVGDIESLPFLEAIRQFALDVGRENCAYIHLTLVPYLKAAAELKTKPTQHSVGALRQIGIQPDILICRTEQPIPTDDKDKIALFCNVEKKAVIEERDRQYSIYEVPLSLVQNGLDNLLVKRLGLKASPLDLTEWTEMVDRIVHPKHEVRIAVVGKYMKHRDAYKSVYESLDHAGIAHRSRVSVVRIEAEEVGTRGADALLGGVDGILVPGGFGMRGIEGKIEAIRYARTRGIPFFGICLGMQCAVIEFARSVLGLEDANSTEFEKDCEHPVIALMEDQLGVTKRGGTMRLGAWPCTLQPGKLARSAYGVDQISERHRHRYEFNNTYREAMEKAGLVASGTSPDGQLVEIVELADHPWFVAVQFHPEFKSKPTHPHPLFRDFIGAALQRREAGRGAGVDGASARPATS